The genomic region TGCGTCGGTTGCGTATATCCCGGGCTTGGCCCAGGCGCATACGCAACCGACGCAGCACATGTTTCGCTACGCAGTTTGTGAGTTTGTCAGAGATGCAGTGCAGGGGGGGCGATCGCCGGAGTTCACGGCGCGGGAGAGCGTTACTCTGATTCGCGGTCGGGGTTGACCTTCAGCTTGAGCCCTTGGCCAGCTTTAAAGCGCACCTGCTGGCTGGCGTCGATGCGAATACGATCGCCGGTTTGCGGGTTGCGGCCTTCGCGGGCGGAGCGTTTTCCAATGCTGAAGGTGCCAAAGCCCAGGAGTTGGACTGTTTTGCCATCAGCCAGGGTTTCGCCGATCACCTCCAGAGTTTCGCTGATGATGCGGCTAACGTCTTCATAGTCCTGTTCAGTGCGTTCGCTGACGCGACGCTTCAGTTCATTCAGATTCATTGCTGGAGCCATCCACTCTATCTTGCGCGTTTAATTAATCCCACGTCGAATGCGGGAGAAAATCGCCAGGGCTTTATTAGCCTCATTCGCTAAAGTCCAGGAATGACTTTAGGGTTTGAAATCTCGCGAATAAGTTCACCTCACTACAGGATACTCCCATCAGAAACATTTTCCCAGAGGCAATTCATACTATTCCTGCAAAATCAGGCAAACGATCTGCGTGATGTTCCAGTAGAGTTTACCAAAGCGTGAGGTTTTTCAGATGGATTGGGCAGGCGCCCGCAGGGTGCTCAGAATGAATAAAAAAGTGGCGGCGACCACGATGGAGGGGCCGGAGGGGGTGTCCCACGCCAGCGAAGCGGAGAGACCGCCGACCACTGACGCCACGCCGATGAGGGAAGCGAGGATGGCCATGGACTCCGGCGACAGGGCGAAACGGCGCGCGGTGGCGGGAGGGATGATGAGCAGGGAGGTGATCAGCAGCACTCCCACCACTTTCATGGCCAGGGCGATCACCAGGGCGATGAGTAGCATAAATGTCAGGCGCGTACGCGCCACCGGGACGCCTTCGGCCTGGGCCAACTCCTGACTCACGGTCAGGGCCAGCAACGGGCGCCAGATGCGCATCAGCACGGCCAGGATGAGCGCGCCGCCCAGCACGATGCTGAGTAGATCGGATTGACTCACCGCCAGGATATCGCCAAACAGATAGCTGAGCAGATCCACGCGCACAAAGGTGAGGAAGCTGATGGCTACCAGGCCAATGGAGAGTGCGGCGTGGGAGAGGATGCCCAACAGGGTGTCGCTGGAGAGACGGGGATTGCGCTGCAGGATCACCAGCAGCAGGGCGATGGCCACCGCCACGATGGCCACGGCGAACATGGGGGCCAGATCCAGCAGTAGGCCCAACGCCACCCCCAACAGCGCCGAGTGCGCCATGGTGTCGCCGAAATAGGCCATGCGCCGCCACACGATAAAGCAGCCCAGCGGACCGCCGATGATGGCGATGGCCGCGCCCGCCAGCAGGGCGCGCCAGAAGAAGTCATCCAACAACATCTCCATTACAGCGCATCCTTCTGTTGATCCGCATCCATGTGTTGCGGCGCTTCCTGGCGGCGTTTGGCGCAGCCCGGGGTATGGCAGACGTGGCCGTCTATGGCGTGTTCATGATCGTGTTGGTGGGTGTAGACCGCATAGGCCCCCGCCAACCCTTCGCCGAACAGGCTGGTGAACTCAGGATGGCGCGCCACGCTCAAGGGTTCTCCCTCGCAACAGATGTGTCCATTCAGACAGATGACCCGGTCGGTGGAGGACATCACCATATGCAGATCATGGGAGACCATCAGAATGGCGCAGCCGTAGTGTTTACGCAGCTGCGCAATGAGTCGATAGAGCGCGGCTTCGCCAGCAAAGTCAACCCCTTGAGTGGGTTCGTCCAGTACCAACAGATCGGGTTTGGTCAGTAGCGCGCGGGCCAGTAGCGCGCGCTGAAACTCGCCGCCAGAGAGTCCCTGCACCGGGGCGTCCAGGCGGCTGGCCACGCCGGTCTCCTGCAGAGCTTGTAGAATTTCGGCGTCATCATGGCGGTGGGTGAGGGTCATCAAGCGACGCACGTTCAGGGGCAAGGCGGGATCGATGCGCATGCGCTGCGGCGCATAGCCGATGCTCATCCCCGGGGTGCGATGGATGCGGCCCGATTGTGGTTTGATCAAGCCCAGCAGCGCTTTGAGCAGGGTGGTCTTGCCAGCGCCATTGGGGCCGATGAGGGTGACGATCTCGGCGCGATGGATGATCAGGTCCACGCCACTGAGAATGGTCTGGTCGCCAAAGCCGATACTCAGCCCTTCAGCGGTAAGCAAGGCTGCGGTGTGTGGCGCAGCGGCGTTCAATGGTCAGCTCCCGGCGCTTGGGGCGTTTGCGCGCGGCAGTTGGGGCAGAGGCCGTGGGCCTCCAATACCAAGGCGCGAATGGAAAAGCCCAGCGCATCGGCTTGGGCGCGCAGGCTCTCCATGCCGCGTTCCGAGGGGATTTCACTGACCACGCCGCAGGCGTCGCACACCAGCAGCGCCGCCGGGTCATGGGTTTGTCGCGCCGGACAGGCCACATAGGCGTTGAGGCTGGCGATGCGGTGGATCAGCCCCAGCTCCAACAGAAATTCCAATGCGCGATAGATGGTGGCGGGGGCGGCGCGCTTGCCATCCTCAGCATAGCGGTCGAGGATCTCATAGGCGCCCATGGCGGCGTGACTGAGAGCGAGGATCTCCAACACGCGGGCGCGTCCGGCGGTAAGGCGGGCGCCACGTTCGCAGCACACTTTCTCAGCGTGTTGGCGCAAGCGCGCCATGCACTGGGCATGGTCGTGATCCGGTTGCGGAAACGGCGCGTTGGGGACAACGCTGGCGCTCATGTCGACTCCTTGCGTGGCGGCGTCATGGAGGAAAGGGTTTGCCTTGCACGAATGTTATAATATAACATTGCATTCCAACGCAACCCATCTCACCCTGTTGGAGTGATGCAGATGTTTCATTTGTTCAATCTATTATTCATGCGGGCAACACGTTCATTGCAGTTGATCTTCACCCTTGTCGGCGCGCTAATGCTGAGCGCGCAGTCGGTCGCGGCGAAGCCGCGGGTGGTGGCTTCCATTCAACCCATTCACAGCATCGCCAGCGTGGTGATGGCGGGGGTGGGCGAGCCCACGCTTCTGGTTGCGGGCGGCGGTTCGCCCCACGACGCCGCGCTGCGACCCTCCCAGGCGCGCGCATTGGCCAAGGCCGATGTGGTGTTCTGGGTGGGGCCGACGTTGGAGAGTTTTCTGGTCAAGTCGTTGGCGACGCTGGGCCAAAACGCGCACAGCGCGCCTTTGATCGAGACGCACGGATTGTCGCTTCAACACATGCGGCGCGGCGGCGTATGGGGCGAGGGGCATCATCACCATCATGCGGACCATGACGCTGCGCATGAGGATCATGACGCGCATGATCACGAGGCGCAAG from Magnetofaba australis IT-1 harbors:
- a CDS encoding HU family DNA-binding protein produces the protein MNLNELKRRVSERTEQDYEDVSRIISETLEVIGETLADGKTVQLLGFGTFSIGKRSAREGRNPQTGDRIRIDASQQVRFKAGQGLKLKVNPDRESE
- the znuB gene encoding zinc ABC transporter permease subunit ZnuB, yielding MEMLLDDFFWRALLAGAAIAIIGGPLGCFIVWRRMAYFGDTMAHSALLGVALGLLLDLAPMFAVAIVAVAIALLLVILQRNPRLSSDTLLGILSHAALSIGLVAISFLTFVRVDLLSYLFGDILAVSQSDLLSIVLGGALILAVLMRIWRPLLALTVSQELAQAEGVPVARTRLTFMLLIALVIALAMKVVGVLLITSLLIIPPATARRFALSPESMAILASLIGVASVVGGLSASLAWDTPSGPSIVVAATFLFILSTLRAPAQSI
- a CDS encoding ATP-binding cassette domain-containing protein, which translates into the protein MNAAAPHTAALLTAEGLSIGFGDQTILSGVDLIIHRAEIVTLIGPNGAGKTTLLKALLGLIKPQSGRIHRTPGMSIGYAPQRMRIDPALPLNVRRLMTLTHRHDDAEILQALQETGVASRLDAPVQGLSGGEFQRALLARALLTKPDLLVLDEPTQGVDFAGEAALYRLIAQLRKHYGCAILMVSHDLHMVMSSTDRVICLNGHICCEGEPLSVARHPEFTSLFGEGLAGAYAVYTHQHDHEHAIDGHVCHTPGCAKRRQEAPQHMDADQQKDAL
- a CDS encoding Fur family transcriptional regulator, with protein sequence MSASVVPNAPFPQPDHDHAQCMARLRQHAEKVCCERGARLTAGRARVLEILALSHAAMGAYEILDRYAEDGKRAAPATIYRALEFLLELGLIHRIASLNAYVACPARQTHDPAALLVCDACGVVSEIPSERGMESLRAQADALGFSIRALVLEAHGLCPNCRAQTPQAPGADH